Part of the Planctomycetota bacterium genome, TGGACGACATCGGCGACGAGGCCGTCGGTGTCGGTGGTGATCGTCTGGGCGCCGATCGGCTGGACGGCCAGCGCGAACCCGGCGGCGAGCGTGGTCACGGCCCCGCGGCGGCTGAGCGACGAATCGGCAGCGGAAGCATCGGTGGAGAGAACCATCGGTCGGCTCCGGAGGGCATGCGGGTCGGGTGTCGAGCGTCGAGCGGCGGGCAGCCTACC contains:
- a CDS encoding carboxymethylenebutenolidase, with the protein product MVLSTDASAADSSLSRRGAVTTLAAGFALAVQPIGAQTITTDTDGLVADVV